Below is a genomic region from Cloeon dipterum chromosome 2, ieCloDipt1.1, whole genome shotgun sequence.
gaagctaaaAGCTACTCACAATTTAATCAGGTCAttggggaaaaattaaaagtccaATTTCGATTGTTGATTGGTACTATTTATTGTTAAagaatcaacaaaaaatttccatgtCATTGTTGTccagaattatttaaatcagaattCTGAAACGAAGATGACGGACTCCGCGATTGCGAAGGAAGAATCGATTTCTCCCTCCAGACTGCGGTCGGAGATCGACGCCCGGCACTTCACGATGCACGCGAGGCTGCCCGAATTCAACAGCAAGGACCCTGGAACGTGGTTCGTGCTGCTGGAGAACGATTTCGGCATGAACAAGGTGCTGGACGACGGGGTCAGGTACTCGCACCTCATCTCGCTGCTCGGCTCGCGCATCAGCAACTTCATGGCGGTGGTGCGTGCCCCGCCACCCACCAACAAGTACGAGTTCCTGAAGCAGCAAGTTCTGCAGAGGTGCGCCGTCTCCAAGGAGCAGCAGTTCAAAGACTTTGTGTCCAAGATGGAGGGCAGCAACCGACTGCCTTCGCGGCTCCTTCACCGCCTGCGTCGTGAGGCTGTCAACCATGAGGTGTCCCAGTCGGACGCCTTCCTCAAGTGCCTCTGGCTCGAGAAACTGCCAGAGTTCGTCTGGAAGACCGTAGAGCCGCACAAGAGGAGCATGAAGCTCGACCAGCTTGCCACCCTGGCCGACAGCATCTACGAGTCCAAGGGTCAGAGGGAGGTGGTCACGCCAAAGAGCAaggttaaattattaatatttcatcacTTTCAGGATGTGGCTTTAAAAAATCCgcgaaaagtaaaattttaaggtgttttcaaaattaaaatttctggtaATTTATCAAAGCTGATTATTGTAGTTCTTGCAACTAAACCAGAGcgaaaccaaaaatattttgaaaaatagaacATGACTTTTGTCCCCtccaactatttttttattcgcaaaCAAAAAGAGCGTAGTAAGGAAGATTTTGTCTTGAGAGAGTTGCCGTTGCCGCGCAACGCGGCCCCATCAAGTTTCaagattaattattacaatcaCGTCTAGCAGGTTGCGTCTGACTTTCTGCTGAAGGACATTGTGCGGAGGTTGGAGTTCCTCGAGGAGTGTCAGCGGCAACGAGATAAGTCGGCCCGAGCAGATGAGCGCAAGAAGGCCAGAGACTAGTTGGCACGCCGCAAAGCAGGAAGTGCGTTGACGAAGGCAAAACAACCGACCGCAAATATGTGTGATTAATTATTAGACTGCTCGTTTGTTGATGTATTGTTGTTGTCTAATAAAcaattctttaaattgttcCCTGATCGTTTCAATATATCAAGTTGCCTGCATCTGTGGTCGGAGGAAAAtggcaaataatattgaacaGCTAAATGGTCCGTGATGTAGTGTTGGAATGGCCGCCTTTCCCATATTTTTCATCGGCGGCGTCTCAATCACAGTGGAGCGACGCTTAATAAAAGGCTTGCTCACCTGTTTCGATTTTTCCCGCTGGGGAAAGTCCTAGGGAGCCAAGCTCTGCAAACACGAAACAACTTGTCACCGGGAAACTCTTCTGCTCGTAAAAGACGCGATTGACATTCTAGACGAGGCTTCTTttgttttgctcatttttctaCAACTTCACAATTTTGCTCTCTAAATGCGGCAGAAGCTGATCCAGCACGATGAATCTCCTCTCCCTATCTGTATCTCTGTCGCATGCTAATTTGGCGGGCATAAAAGGCTTGCAAATCCGGCGGAgagtaaatgaaaaatttgcataacgACTGCTCGCCACGGCGGCTGTAGGACGTGCAAAGGGAATTGCAAATCGTACAATCTGAAAGGCAAGCGTAATTAGCATCACAGTTTCCGCACTTAGCCTAAAAAAGCGTTCTGCACGCCTAGTGGAGCAACGAATATATCCTCGCTTGAATGAGCGTCGTCGAGAAGAAAAGGGCTCCTTGGCTGCGGCGCAAGGGGATGCGCGGGGGCTGCCTCAATCTCGTATGCTTGTGTTTGAAATTCCATTCACGCAGCGTTTGATGTGGTCTTCCCACTTTGCGGGGGCGGAAAGGAAACTCGCACTCCTTGCTGCAACCACGCACCAGGGACCGAAAGGAGAATCTGTGTACACACACCGGCAGCTCACCTTATTTTCTGAATAATTCATGCAAATTACGCGCATGCAAATCAGGCGGCTTTCGCTGCCAACGCTCCTCCGTCGTGCCCACCTGGAGAaccgtaaaaattcaaatcgcaAAGCAAACAGCCGTTACTCACGTGCGCTCCTTCTCGGTTCTCCAACTGAGTGAGAAGGGAAAAGAGAAGTCTCTCTATGATAATGATGCACCATCGATCTTCGCCGAGTGGTGGCCGAGCCTGTCTCCGCTTCACCCCTTTCATTCAATAAAAGTCGCCCCGCGTGCTAACAAGAAATGCTTTTCACTCTTTAAAAGCACCTGCCTCGTCCACTCTCCCTCCGCTTAATGATTACTGCATTGAAATTTACTGCAAACTCCTTCATACACTGCCACCCTGCACCCTTGGAGAGAAAAGCTTTTGGTGTTGCGGCAAATAAATTGCCACGGTAATGAACAGGTGCCGCTCTCTCGTTAAGACAAAAAACCCGACACCATGTGTTCCTATCGCTTTACTAATGGAAATGTCTTTCCTTTCATTAAAGTATAGTGACGTAGAGGAGCActcaatttctaaaaaattgatggCACATTTTTATGGTTGTGAGGGTGAGTTGCGACATTCTCTTTATTTTAGACAGCACTGAACGCATTCAATCGTTTTCCACGACCGGTGAGGCACGCAACTctaatatttagattttttatttgaaggtAAAGTAGTTCTTATATACAGTTCTGATCAGAGAAAACATCCTCTGTCCTCTCCCCAAATTATGGCATCTAGAGTAGAGTATagtattttacatattttttatcattcttgtttattcttgctctagTCATATATTTTATGGAAAAGAGAAATATTCCCAAGATTTAAGTGGAAATTTGCCATTTGCTTTATCAGAAAACGGGAACGGACGAGAAAGTTAACAATTTGCAAGGATTACAATCACACCAACCACAGAAGCTATGGAGCAGTGGTTTGTATAGgctatatattatttgaaataccCCCACCAGTCGTCCGGCACATGTGCACACAGACTGAccgtaaaattatattttcttaggGGTGAGCGTTTTTTTCTCCTCTGcagcaatttttacaaattttcttttcgacTGCGAGTTGCCAACTGTTAaaacaaagagagaaaaaacggCTCAACGCGTGCAAGGCATTTGTCGAGGCGGCTCTCCAACCCTAGTCAGCGCCAGCGGGTTGCTGTGTAAGTTTGGACCTTCAAACAGTAAAACATAACCCTGTATGCGCAGAATGTGCTTGCGTGTCTTCGTTTTCTCACCCAAGTAGTGAATTTAAGATAGTGAAATGATGTTAATATTCCTGTTTTACCCGTTCGCGCGGGaggttttgcaattttgcctTGACAGATTAAGAATGAAATTTGCTCtccttgcataatttttacaatttctcGTCCTGAACGAACAAGCAAATGGGAAAGCTGCACTTCCATCTTGGGAATATTTCTAATctcaaatctttttttattcttaaccGATCAAGGCTAAATTCCATATTATCCCGCGGCGAACGGGTAATATTAAAACATcaattcaactttttttccGTATTcaagttttattcaaaaggTTAATATTGCCTCCTTCGAGTCCTTGATGTGAAATTGCTTCTTGGTGAAACAGTGCTTAAAAAAACTCTACTTCCATTTATCGGATTTccaagagttttatttttttctttttgcttctCATTCGCGACAAAAACTGAACGAGTATAAGCAGAAAGCAACTGCTGAGTTGGTATTGGAAGGGGCGAGTGCTGCGGGGCTAGAGTTAAGAGAGCAAAGAGCTGCGAATGGCAAACGCTGCAAAGAAACTACCTGTGCCCGGGGAGGGTGGCGAATGCggcaataaaaaaacgcagGCAGTGGGGCCTTGGCTCTTAAATATTCAGCAAACATGAACCGGCGGTCTTTTCCACGCTCGAAACCGCCGCCGATTGATTCGGACTGCTGTGAAAATCGGCGGCGGATCACGGATATATGCGAGGAATAAAGGGAAAGAAAGGATCGGCGCGGCTGTCTGCCTTCTTTCATGCCAGCCGGACTGCGCGCGAGAAGATTTGCACGCTCCGCAGTCGCCGACAATGCCTGTGAGATGaggcttgaaaataaaagcggcTCGTCTCTTTTATTCGCCCGCTTGCAAAACGGtccgaaaataaaatgaggaCGTGTGTgctctaaatttattataaattctcAGAGCGCACCACGAGACGCAATACCTCCTATTCGATATGAGTGAtatgacaaattttgaaagttgcGTGGCTTGGCATGAATTGTGTTTGTGagattgtaaaaatgaaatatttgtcttGCAGCATAACAAACCAGTTTCTTATTAGCATCACTCCTATTTTACAAAGTATATAAATTCTGTCttatcaaattcaaaaaatggataattttattaatttgaatctggaattcaaaaagttttcttttttttgaATGAGCtgttattttagtaaaattaactaCAGAACATgtgaatgaaatataaaacacaATCTCTTTATTCGAAATAACACTGTTAAAACAACCTagtcaacaattaattttctgttcaagagttggaaaattttcaatacttGCGGTCAGCaaactttaaatatataaatctgCTACTAAAGGTTTTATTTGGTTTCCATGAGTTTTAACAAACGCTTTAAtccaatttgtttgtttattctaacctgtacaaatttcaatttgtctgGGGCAAACAATAATTGCCACTGGATGCCTGCTGAATTTATATTTGGTTTCTTCCACTATCATTCACTAGCTTGTTCTAGAGAGAGTTGCTCTTAGCAATTATCAGAAACTTTCCAGctattcaaattataaaacaaataaaatggagGATTCCAAACCAAGACCGAAACTGTCTTACTCGAacgctttgaaattaaatcctaTGAAGAACATCGGCAATAGAAAACGTGAGTCGCATTCAtacaacttaaatttttttgcaaatcagtTACACGTtgtatcttttattttaacacaTTTATCGTTCGATTATCGTTTTGAAGTTCCAATTTGAATGTGAAATTTCTagtatttttcacatttagaGGAAATCAGATTCTTCtcgaaaatatcatttttattcaaacgactcgctacttgctggtttgcacctttcgagcatgcgtgatttggcttcacgggacgaatgtctagcgtttcaatgcagtcctcggtgcggaggcaagtggcccttgagtgggctgggtccctgtgcgggctggtgcgcccatgttttccgttcgcggtgttattgggacccgggtttcagcattcgtgctagcgcagtgcgcgcccttccccctcctcggacagggataaaaagagcaaaaaaaataccaaaagatCGTTGAAAAGTTGACGTTTGCATGAATTCTGAAAAAAGCTTGTTAAAAAGCTTCCAactgaataattcaatttcctccATAAACCCAGcctaataaaaatgcagacCAAAAACtgtcgagagagagagcgagcgcagATGGCAGctttcaaaacatttcttgCTTGTTAAAAAGACGCAGAACAAACCGACTGCGTTGCAACATAAAGAAATTACTCTTCCAGAAACAAGCATGGCGgcataattacatttttggatCTCATTATACGCGGCTGAATAGGAGCCAAGTGGCAAAAAGAAAGAACAATTCAGgtggatatttatttgttacattAACGAGCGTTGCTCTTTGTTCGCAGCCAAGCCTGAAGCGCCCCGCGACGAACCACACGTCGACCCAGCCATGATCGGAGTTCTCGTCGGTCTCGGCCTCATGTTTGTCATCATGTGCGTCGTCCTGCGCCTCTTCAGCAAGTGAGTAACGAAAATCTGgcagggaaaattatttcctggTGTGCCCAACTTTGATGAGCTACAGTAATTGGGATTTTTAACTGAACTGGGTAATTCGATTTTCCCGAGAGATTGTTTGATGAAgtatgcaatattttaaatttctttagaaCATCCTCGTTTTTTGTCATGTTTTGAAATAAGTTTAGAGGTTTCGAAAACACTGACAGACTTCCAAAAAATCGGGATGAAATCTGGAGAAATACGCTTCTCAGCACTAACAAAGTAATGAATAGCTAGAGATAAATCTATAACATTGAACTTTGTCACAAAAGATGCCTATTAAGAcagcctaaaaattaaaaaattttataatttttaatttgcatttttagttCTTATCTAAAAcccatcattatttttatttaattgaaattgtgaAGTAAAATGTTGTCTTATTGTCAGAATGGCACGATACATTGATTTTGACTCTCGGAAAATACTGGGGTCAGAAAAGACCATCAGAACAACTGAGAAATCGAAcgctggcgtcagggtagccctcgaacaatgaatataatttaatttcgcacgTGTGGCCTTTTTACTGACGTCTGACGGGTTCAGTATTGGTTCGATCAGCAAGTTTTGCGCTCACTGTAGGATTAGCCAAGTCAatagctttcagaatatgtgcaattcGAGCATTTATTAGTTATCAGGGCACTCAGGAAATGCCCTGATTCGCATACAGTCTTGATCCTTAGCAACCCTAGGATTTGACCTCatttttccgggaaattgCATCCAATTTTccgtcaattttatttcgacgccTCTACTAATACACTGAAAAAAGGATGGCACTCGatctaaagaaaatttaaaaattccagtcgATTTAAAATCTTTCGGGGGAAACACCCAGGTAAAATCTACAAACAATtctagaataattttaatttgttttaaatacagggaaactggcaaaaaatatcatgTGTACCAGCttagagagaaataaaacgTTTATGTGCTCCATCAATTATCTTCTTGCTGGAAGTTCTTGATAGAACGATTGACAGAAGGAGCTTCTTAACAATCCTCGCCTGGCTAATAATCCCTTTTGCTGCACTTGACTCCAATTGTGGCATTTAACAAAGAGAGCGTGGAAACAAAAACTCCGTCCATTCATCAAGACCCCGCAGACACCGCAGACTTGTTGCCCGGCGTCACGCTCGCGTTCGAAAGTATGCAACCAGCACGTTTTAAGTGCTCGGCCGGTTGCATATCGTGCAAATGCCCACAATACCCAACGATATCCGACGTCCGCGACAATCGCAAATTTTCCGCTCCAATAATAAAACGGCTAGAAATCATTCATTTCGCCCCGAGAGAAATATTTCATGCAattcaataaacaaataaatgcagtTTTTATTCCGGCCGTTTGTCTATTTCcgagtgcggcggcggcggcgccggtTGATGGATTGCACTCGTAAAAATGATCCAACCGAGGCCGATTCTCCGCCTGCAAGAccataaaacaatttttccaatcaatATGGGAGGTATTTGGCTGGTCTGGTGCAACCGCGGCGCCGATGAAAGTTGAGCGCTCGGTGCCATTAGCCAGCGACGCGCTCGTCAATATCAATCGCTCTTTCGGGGCGCGATTAGGCAGAGTGCGGTTCATCTTGCCaccactaaaatttaatttaatttcgtccCAAACCATTATTGCTCCCTTCCCAGCTGTTTCGCACATTTGAATTAATGATCTCACTTGACGATGGGGCTTAGCCAAAAGGAAACTCATAATAGGATGGTGCGTTTTAGTTGGTGTGGAGAATTTACTGGATTAAATCACTTTTCAACAATGTTAAAAAGATTTCCAGATGAAACTCTATAATTCAACGGGTTTTTGCTAGGTATGAAGCGCCGTTGGAATAAAAACCTTTAGGAAATGCCAGGTTttcattaatatattttcagtgttgatattttgaaaatagaaCGATTATGACTctatttaaacataaaaaattaacgatgtgtactttaaaaatacattctctgaattttttacatttagggaaaattaaaaatgtaggGGTAAAAACTTAAGACGATCAACTACATATTTCTTTCTAAGCTGAAACGATCAAACAAGCGCACGTAATTTCTATCCATTTGAACTTTACCTGAAATCGTTTAAGACTGTCTAAATCGGATAAGACTACGAGGAAAAGTATAGTATTACTACCCCGCGAGGAAATTTTCccataattcaattttggtaCACTTTTCCccggaaattatttttgattgtttttcccagtttttcagaaaaaaacctaaaacagcgtcactttaattttaattaaaacaaaacgtAAGATTTCATcgaaaaattgccaattaaaTAAGGAAACTTGTGAATTATGAGTCAAAAACTTTGTCTAAGTCAGCTTAGATAcgtttaaaactaaaaatggtCTAAGAATAGTCGATTACTTAGCAAAAACGGTCTAAAAATAAGAGccctaaattaaaactatttaattttctagttaTTAAATGGTTAGATTAAATTCTATTTCTAGTTAATTATTTCTACTAACCAAAATTCATCTAATGgttttaacaaacaaacaaaaaagtattttaaaatcaatattttcaaatcactGAAATTGTTGTATCGAAATATATTCTAACGAAATCCAAAAATACTCTATCAACTAAAACGCAGATGAGTTTTCTTGTCAACCAAAACCGACTACTTGAAGTTAAgttcattgaaattgaaacatatttttcaagggCCAAGAAAACCCTGATTTTTAAGATATCAAAATGTTGGtaggattttttaatctaatttaagttttttttaacagaaatgataaaaaaaatctttgaaaggTCATTGGCTGCTGCATCTGTTTTTAAGCACACAATGAGAGCACCCCCGCAAATCAAACTCTTGCATATTGTCACTACATACAGTGAACCAGCTGAAGTGTTTGTCAATTTTCCCACGGTGACTATATTTTTCTGACACGACTAACTTTTCTTCTGTATAAGAAGAAACTTATTACgagatgtaaacaaatttctgctataaaaaattcttactcTTGAGAAACAACTTTCACCCGAAGTTGGTTGTACTctcgagaggaaaattaataacatgaCTTCATCCTCGATGATTTcagagttttttaattaaactcggTCAGTTTTTTATCTCATGAAATAGGGCGACCTGGATTCACCAAAACTGGTcaggtttaattaaaaactctgAAACCAACAAGGAAAAGTCttgttattcattttcctctaaaaaaatcctctttgtttttctttcaatattttcttgaaacacggtgaactaaataaaaattcaatttttctgatgCGCATGCATGAGGGTTTGTGGCTGACTGTTTTTGCTTGTGTTGACATGCGTGTGTTGCGGGTTGCAGGGCTCGGTGGCGCGGCGAGAACAGGACCATCTTCAACACGCCAAACCCGCGGCTGATGAACGTGTCGCTGCTGGACAGCAAGCTGCTGCACGGCGGCAACCTGGAGCGGCGCGCGAGCCGGGGCAGCGTGCGTGGCGCGCCCAGCAGACACGCCAGCATGACCTCGCTGCGGCCGGCCAACTCACCGACGGGTAACTCAATTGTCATGACGTCATCGGCTTCCGCACGTGTGCACGCTTCAGGCAACGCCGCTAACCACCCTCCTAACACTACCACCACCACAACCATTACATCTACGCAATGACCTCCTAAGCTCAGGGGTGTTCCATTGGCCGGTGAGCATCCTCGCAGGACGTCCCATAATCAGAcgcagcaaaaaaaatttcaactaactGACACCTCCACacgcttttctttttcaatttaatgcaGTGTTTCCGTACTCAATGAGTCTCCAACCGCAAGGCTAGAGAATTTTAGTCGTTTTTTGCCTATAAGACCGTGtccaagaataatttttaagttttattaaattgtttagtaTTTTGGACCAATTTGATATGAgacaggaaataaaaataaactcagggttgaaaaattttacattgaagcaatttcaagtttttaagtCAATCAGTAATGTTTGAcagattaagaaaaaattgcaattgttaacgttcaaagccgccaaaaGGAGGCGCCATCTTCTGGCGCTGTGATCCAGATCCAACCCTGTATCAATAAGCATTTTGGCGTCAAAAATACttggttttcagcaagtcAAGAATGttcagcagcaggattgaatctgaaatcgcgCTTTATCAGAAAATTCTAATAGAAttgtggcgccatctgttgccggctttgaacactaggaaattttccaattgatCCATTTCACCGATAAAGTTGGATCTTTAGGTCCAACGTGTTCAGATTTGGCCCAATCAATGCACCGTTTAAATTCAGGAATATTCTTCAGTGCTAGGATAAAAAAGCCGGCCGACTAAAATTCCCAAGTCTGTCAATCGTGCTGGACATTGCATACAATTCGGCTCGAGCCACTACAAACTTGTTTCCCTTCTGTGAACTGTTAGCTTAACTGTTCACTTGTGTCCCTGAAAATTGGCATCATCAAATATGCTCGGGCGTTGCAGCAAAACGGCGAAGTTTTTGCCCACTATTACCTGTGCTGCGGTTTGCAAAGTTCTGCGACCCTCGGCACACCTG
It encodes:
- the LOC135936100 gene encoding uncharacterized protein LOC135936100, whose translation is MTDSAIAKEESISPSRLRSEIDARHFTMHARLPEFNSKDPGTWFVLLENDFGMNKVLDDGVRYSHLISLLGSRISNFMAVVRAPPPTNKYEFLKQQVLQRCAVSKEQQFKDFVSKMEGSNRLPSRLLHRLRREAVNHEVSQSDAFLKCLWLEKLPEFVWKTVEPHKRSMKLDQLATLADSIYESKGQREVVTPKSKVASDFLLKDIVRRLEFLEECQRQRDKSARADERKKARD